Below is a window of Nicotiana tabacum cultivar K326 chromosome 19, ASM71507v2, whole genome shotgun sequence DNA.
TAATTAGGATGCAGATTAGATATATAAGTCAGTGTGCTAATGAGATCTTAATATAAGGTACTAAAGATAGCAAACCTCTTGGGCCGGCCGGCCATAGTCCACGGGATCTCTTCCAGTGATTGCTTCTAACAGCACAACCCCAAAGCTATAAACATCACTCTTTTCATTTAAGAGACCAGTATTTGCATATTCAGGAGCCACATACCTGTCAAATATTTGAAAGGGCGTGAAATGATATAACAATGCTAAAAGTAGcacttctttttcatctttttatACCAAAAGAGGAACAAAATAAGACGCCAGAAGTAGAAGATTGTAAAACCCAGAAGACcaaaacatgaaatttactcAAGCTGGAATTGAATCAAAACGAGCAGAAAGAGGAAACTAACCCAAAGGTACCCATGACTCGAGTTGTGATGTGACTTTTGCCCGCACCAAGCAGCTTGGCAAGACCAAAGTCAGAGACTTTAGCATTGAAGTCATCATCAATCAATATATTACTTGATTTTATGTCTCGATGAACAACTTTGGGCTCAATATTCTCATGCAAATAAGCAAGACTGCAAGAGATGATGGTACATCAAGAAATCTGTATTATTCCAAAAAATAGATTTAGCTTGAATGAACTTACGCTTTAGCTGTCCCAAGGAGAACCTTCACCCTAGCCTCCCAAGTGAGATACCCGTGATGTCGCATGGCTCCATGAAGCCACTGTTCCAAATTGCCATTGCTGACATACTCGTAAACCAGCATCCTGAGATCATGAATTAGAACATAGCATTTTCAAATGGTACGCAAGAAAGAACATAACACTCATTCTATTACAGCACAGGCGCGTGAAGGTAATGAAAAATCCAGAGCTTCATTTTCATGTCAAAAAAGGTATAGGACTATCCGAGACTTCCAGATGGGGAAATACCTGTGAGTTCCTTCAATGCAGTATCCTAGAAGGCGAACCAAATTTTTGTGACGCACGTGGCCGATGGCTTCAACCTCCACTTGGAACTCTTTCTCTGCTTGACCTCTGGGACAAAGATCTTAAATTCAAACTCAAGCCGTAACTAAAACAAACGGACCAGTAAGGAAAGCATATAATTTGATTATATCAACTCACAGATTGTTGAGGAGCTTCTTAATAGCTACAGGTGTTCCATTAATCAAACTTCCCCTGTAGACAACGCCATATCCACCCTCACCAAGAATATTCTCCTTTGAGAACCGGCTTGTTGCAACCTCAAGATCTCTCAATGTAAACCAGTGGCCCCAACCCAAGTGTGAAAATTCAGGTAATCCAGTTAGAGGAGAAGGAGCAGCTATTGGATGTGAATTATAAGCTTTATATGCAGTTTTGCATGAACTCCCTTCTTCTCCTGATTGTGACCCACAACAGTCCTTATCAATGTGATGGAAGGAATCCGATTGACTGCTGTTATCGCAGTTCTTTTTCCTCATTCCAAGATGAACCAAAACCTTGTCTGATTCTTTATCACTGGTTTTGTCATGAATAGTGAGAAGAATTCCATCACGTGGAGCAAATTCGTTTGTTGATACTTGCTCAACCCGAACTTCTTTAATTTCCTTAGAAACAGTAGGTATTTGGCTAATAGGGAGATTGTCTGTAGCTCTTTTTGACTTCCTCCGGAAAGTGAGATACAATGTTAACAATAAGAGGATGACCACTATGAAAATCCCAACAAGGATTCCAATCAATTGCCAGACCTTGAGACCAAACACAGCAGTTTTTTGCGATAAATCCTCCTTTAGATTAGAAGCCATCTTCTAGGATGTCAACAGACCTATAAAAATAGCATAAATTGAATGATGAACAGAAACTTTACACACAAAACGCACATCTAAGAAAGTATTAGTTCTATTAAACCCAATATGCAACTAAAGTTATAATTTTTATTTCTGAATTCTCTAATTGCAACTCCAAGTGAAACAGAAAATATAAGCACTTTTCCTTTTACTACCAATGAGTATAATCATGTTCACCATTTGTAAAATCTTCAAAAATTAACAATGAAGGTGGGAAGGAAGAAAAAGGGCATCCTACCAATGACTTTTGTTTTAAAAGGAAACACAGAAAGCAAACAGCAAATTCATAAACTGAGCCAGTCAACCAAGAGATCATATAACAGATCCACTAGTAGAGAATGTACAGCAACATAAACAAAAATCCCTTATGTAATTCCAGATGCCAATgtcaagaaaataaacaagaaatgcAAAACAATGGGAACATACAGAGAAAAAAAAAGTTCATGATTTTGAGAGAAAAAGTGCATCACTTTGAGAAAGTTACAATTTTTATAATCCCCATACCTTCCTGAGATATACCCCCAAAACACAATCTTCAAAGACCAGATCTCAAGAACTCCATCATCACTCTCTTCCTCAAAAGGATGAACAAAAAGCCAATCCACAGATCTTGACCAAGAAAACCCAAGAAAGCCAATGCACTTACCAAATTCTAAGAACACACAAATAATAGACTCTCTTTAGAGCTACACAAGTTAAATACTAGCAAAACTAATAGTACAATCTTGTATCTGATTTTTCACAGCATTGGCAGATTAAAGTCCAAATCTAAGCTGAGATGGTGCTTTCTGAGACCACCACCTGCCCCTTCTGAAAGACAGTAAACCAGATGACAACAACAAAAGGGCTGAATTTGCAAAGAGACTaaaaatacatagaataataAATGGTACAATCGGTATAAGGGTGCTTTTTAGAAATAGGAATATGACAGAGAAGGAAAGGAAAGATGGAGTTTTCAGTGGTAGGTGATAAGAGAAATTTGCCTTACAATTACAAACAGTAAAAGGGAAGTCATGGAACAGGTGCAAGCCAGCTTCTTAGTTGGCACCACCAcaccatttttttaaatttcttatgAATATGACTGATTatcaggaaaaaaaaatatttactgcCATTAACATATAATACTACTATAAAACAAGAGAAATGTAATTATCATAGGAAAAAAGTATAATTGTTGGTCAAAGAAAGGAAGATGACAGTGTATTTGTTTGATGAGAAGGTAAGTAAGAGCGAGCGAGCGAGCTTCTATTGCCACAAATAAAGCTGACCCATTTAACAGAAATTCctaaatttttcttaaaattctgATACCATAAACTTGGCTTTTATTATTACCAAAAATCTTGGACAAAGGTGATGTAATAGAGTTATGTACTTATGGGTATGCATGCACACATCACCTGCAACTAAAAGTAGGGTAACTTTCTACAGTCTTTCCTTTTTTACTTTTACCTTACTTGTAGGGAGAAAAAGATAGTAGAAAGAAACAAGAAAACACAGTGGAAGTGGCAGTAAaatggaaaaagagaagaaaaagttaGGAAGTCTTTATTTGGGCATTGCCAGTAACTCACTGACTTGTGGTTTGGGTGGATGACATCCTGGACTGTTATAGACCTGTTGTGGACCAAGTCAAGAGCTCTCTTAATTTTCTTGCCTTTTTCAGGTTGTTTCAATTTTGaggatctttttattttatttttgtatttacaGTTTTATACGTATCTTTTTTTCAGGGGTGAGTATACACCCAATTTACAGTTTTATAATCTCATCAATTTAGCACTATCAATGTATATAAGTGAAATTTTGTGAAATTTGTTCTGTAAAATTCAATTGTGAAAAATAATTGAACTTTACAGAACAATTTCacttttttatatatacattgaTAGTGCTAAATTTTTTGCACAACTTCACTACCTAATTTGCGATTGAATATTAGTCTAAGCCACCTCGAATGATGTGAGCTGCATAGGAAGACCTACACATATTTTTTTCCACCGTCCACTCAATTAAAGGAATTGTGAAATTAATTACAAGTTTTATCTTATTAACCGCTCGTAATATTTAACTTACTAATAATATATTATGTACTTTTGAGTAAGTTTGGGAGATAGTTTGCTATTGTTTTGAAAATTATATTCTTTGAGAGTTGAATTtaaaaaaagtcaactcaaaaagttgtaagaaaatgaatttttgaatttaAGTATTTGTACATTTGAGACATTGCTATTGTAAGTTCAGTTatgtatatttaaaaaaattagctCATTATTCATGATCGTTACACTGAAACTTTTAAACCTTTCGAGCAGTATGAACATGCAAAATATTTTGAATCGGAGACCTAACTTGAGGTTGCATTTATTCACGTTCTCAAAGTCATTTACTTCTACTATACTTATAGTTGCAAAATCCTTGTCACCTATATCTAAATCTATACCACACTTTTATTCGTTACTCAACTTATTAATTAATCGTCTTCTAGATAAAAAGGTTGAAAGTTTATTTTATCAAACTTGGCTAAAAATCTTAAGATAGAAAAATTCCTAGAAATAATCTAATGACCAATCACTTtcactaagaaaatattttatgaaTATTTTTTCCAATCACTCAACAATAATCACTTGATCACGTTTGCAGAAAAGCAAGTTTCACATTGACATAGAAACATACCTttcattttctattcttttttagCAGCCATTTACCTTCGTTTATTAAAGGCATGCTCCGGGCAATACTATTAACTTCACAAACAGCCATAGCTAATCTGTTTTTATCATCCTTTTCGATTTTCATGGATACAGAACAAAGTATTTTAAGGGTACTGATGTTTCCATGGTTGGCTTATGGTCACATCTCTCCTTATTTAACTGTTGCCAAGAAACTTGCATGCAGGGGATTCTATGTATATCTCTGTTCTACGCCTGTGAATCtcaattttattaagaaaaaaatccctcaaaaatACTCCTTTTCAATTCAGTTGGTTGAATTTCATTTACCAGATTTACCCGAGCTTCCTCCTAGTTACCATACAACTAACGGCATCCCACCCCATCTAAATTACACCCTAAAAAAAGCCCTCAAAATGTCTAAACctaatttttacaaaatcataGAAAATTTAAAACCGAATATGTTAATCTATGATATATTGCAGCCATGGGCTAAGGAAGTTGCAAATTCATACAATATTCCAGCAGTCATGCTCTTGACTTTTTCTGCGGCTATGTTATCATACATTTTTCATCCAGTAAAAAAGCCGGGGACTGAATTTCCTTTCCCAGCTCTTTATTTGAGGGAAATTGAGCGACAACGAAGGGAAGAAATGATGGAAAAAGCTGCTAAAGAGAAGGATCCTGATGATAAGGACCCTTTcgctgaagaagaagaacctATGAATAAGATAATACTGATGAGTACCTCGAGGGCAACAGAAGCCAAATACATCGATTACTTCACCGAGTTGATCCAATGGAAAATTGCACCAGTTGGTCCTCCAGTCCAAGAAACAACAAATGAATATGATGGGGACCTAGATGATGATCTCATTGATTGGCTAGGAAAGAAATATGAGAATTCAACTGTATTTGTCTCCTTTGGAAGCCAGTATTTCTTGAGTAAAGAAGATTTGGAAGAAATAGCTTTAGGATTGGAACTTAGCAATGTTAACTTCATATGGGTTGTAAGATTTCCAAAGGGTGAAGAAGTTAGAGTTGAAGAAGCACTACCAGAAGGTTTTCTTGAAAGAATTGGAGATAGGGGAAGGGTTGTGAATGGATGGGCACCACAACTAAGAATTCTAAGTCATCCCAGTACTGGAGGATTTGTAAGTCATTGTGGTTGGAATTCTGTAATGGAAAGTATAGATTTTGGTGTGCCTATTATAGCTTTGCCCATGCATCTTGATCAGCCAATAAATGCTAGGCTGATTGTGGAACTTGGAGTCGCAATGGAGATTGTTAGAGATGATGAAGGTAAAGTTCACAGAGGAGAGGTAGCACAAGTTGTTAAAAGTGTAATTTACGAGAAAACAGGGGAAAATCTAAGGAATAAAGTTAgagaaattagtgaaaatttgaaccaggaaagagaggaagaaatggatgcaGCCGTTGGAGAGCTAGTACAACTTTGCAAAACTAGCAAGTCCAATAATATGATGTTGTAATTCATGAACAGATATTGTTTCTGATTGCTTTCAAAATAATCAGGTTCGAAGGATTACATAACTAAAATCTTTTGTCGTGGTTATTTTTTTATACTCTTACTAGTCACTGGACATTTCCAAGTTATTTTTTATAATATGTTGAATAATCACATGAGATTATTGAAACATGTTTTTGAGTAATAAACAAAAGGTAAGAAGTAATTGTCATCAATTCATCATAGACAATCTCTTTGACAAGCTAATTTAAAATAGTAATTATAAAACTTATCATATTCAGTACATTCGAGTAATATATTCAGCATTGTATAAAACATCTAATAAGGACGTATCAAACACTTCCTCAACATTTCTTCCTCCTAGCACAAAAAAAAGACTATTCATAAGTGAGACATGAGAGATATACATTCAACACCGATAAATAAGAATGCATACTATATTATTTCTTTGATCATTATTTCAAATGCACCATGAAATTGATAACGCCAATGAGAGTAGAAAACAAAGTAAATTAAACATTTATAAATATGAATAGATAATATACCATAAAAATATTTAACGTATAATTCCCACTTATCAATATCACCAGGGCAACTAATAATTCTGAAcatatgaaagatgaaatttagggaatcaaactaaaaaaaaaacattaatacAAACTGTCAACTACAAAACTCAACAAATTCACTGAGCTCATCACTGCTATAATTTAATCAAAAAAAATTTGGGTAAAACGAGCGGTGTCACAATCAAAAAAGCAATTAGAGAGAATTGGAAAGAAGATAAAAAAGAGGGTAAAAAGGTTGGGACTATTTTCATATACCGTTGAAAACTACTAAATAGGTGAAGGATGATTTTAACCTTTAAGATTGTGGAAGTTGAAAAGCTGGAAATTTtggatttaaaattttgaaacgTGTCTTTCCTATTTATCATGCAATTAAATAATTTTGAAATGGTATCTTTGTTTGTCCTTATTTATTATGGGGCTTCAATTAAAGCCTTAAATCTTGTGAAACactgaagaaataattattgAGATATTTATTCTTACAATAAGATAAAGTAAATGAAAAGtagagaaaaagtaaaaaaaaaacggaTAGAATTTAGAATGCAGAGAAGTAAAAGCTGACGATATGAAGGGGTGTTAACTTCTTCTCCTTCcaattaattttcttaattattctTATTAGAATGTATATTCAcacttttatacaaaaatattttccaactaATATTTGATTGAAGGGTAAAGTAGTCACTTAGTTTTTAATGGGTAAATTTATAAATTAACTTTTGACTTGGGAGTGTTTCCATTTTTAGTATAGTATGATGATAGGACGATATACTTAATCTATTAATATCTGTAGATTGGATCAAGAAACTACGTTCCTCTCTCACTCTGTTATTTTTCAGTTAGAAACATGATGTTTGATTGGAAGTTATTTCATGACACGGTAAGTTACTAATCCACCAAAAAAATATGATTACAGAAACTAAGCTGAAGAATTAAATCAAGGAACAGGAACAAGAATTATATACTTCAAGGGAATAGAAATCACAATATAGAAATTTGCTCGTAAGTCCAACTTTGATTCTAAGAGGAAGATGTATAGATGGACAGAGAGAGGAGTTACTTTTATGTTCGTGCCGATAGAAAACAAAGAGCACTTCATCACATGTTTAAATTGATTGCTCCCCTCTTTATTTTCAATCCTGtgacaattttttattttgaatcaatAACTTTTAAACATATGGTTATTATACCTGTGACAGAAAATGAGTTTTTGAATTTCATGATCACTATACTGAAACTTTTAAACCCTTCAAGCAATATGAACATACAAAATATTTTGAATAGGGAGGTTGAATTTACTCACATTCTCAAAATTATTTACTTGTACTACACATGTAGTTGCAAAAAAACTTGTGACCTATATCTAGAATCTAGATCTCCATTTTTTGGCATGCCATACCATAATAGGCTTAGCTTCATGCATCCACCTTGCATCACTAAAAAAGTAATGTCTCAACAAGTTAACTAATACAACTAATCCAAAAAGATCAGTCTAAAGTTTCCAACCAACCCATTTAGATCGTATATAGGGTATTAAAGACGAAATATtcctcttttaatttatttttattattgttggaAGTGGGGACCTAAAGAGTAAGGACAGAATATGAATAGGAAAAGAGGTTAAAGATGAGAGATTTTTAAGTAAGTTCATTTCATGCACGCAGTTAAGTCCTTGATTCTCAAGATTCAACTTTAATTGACCTTACCTCATATGAATAATGGAGTAATTTGTCTTTTACAATAGAAAACAGAGAAATATGAAGACCAGAAAATCTTGTTATAGGAAATAGGAAGACTAAGCAAACTTGATATTCAATGATTAAGTACATAATATCACAGGTACCACAGTAACAACTCAATTTGAATAATGATAAAAAACTATGCACTATTTGATGACATGGAAACTTGTCTATCCGTTTGGTTCAAGGGTAATGTGGATTATTTCGGTGTAAATTTTAGAATTAATTTTACCCCATATTTGGTTTGAGGTAGTAATTAGAATGGGTATTATTTTAATATCAAAATCTTTGTATAACTTATCCTCCGCAAAATATAGGATAAGTTATTCAGATTATATTCCTGATAATTatataaaatcccaaaattataATCATGTGATATCTGGATTTTGAATCAAAGGATTAGTCTCTCGGGAAGTGAGTTCCTTAATCGAAGATGTCGTGCAAAATTTATCTTGCGGATTAGTCTCATGGTTCAATTCTTATTAATACTATAAGCCACGAAAAGATTATTTCTAACACAAGAAGTTCATATAATATATAGAGTAGCTGGTGAAGCAATAAACGTATAAAACCATAAACCACTAGAAAATATTCTTATACAATTTTTAACTCTGCAATAAATTGATGTTCATTAATAGACTGATCCAAATATTAACTATCCAACATTAAAAGGTAACTCTCGAATTGGGTTAACACCTACTAACTAATATGGACCCGAGCTTTAACAAAGCAAAGTACTCTAACGTTTTAGCTAGCAGTTgagaaattaaagaaagaaaaaagagaaagtcaCTTTTTCTAATCTTGTTTAAACTGTCGGTTAATTTTTTAAATAGTAATACTGCTAATCATGAGGAATCTAATTTGCTAAAAGAACTCAAATGAAAGATGAAGGATCTGCCTTATAGTTGAAACTAATATTAACTTAAGATATTATATGACAGAAAGAATATATTATCCTAATATACGAAGGGACCATTGCCCTACATTTGTAGGCTATACAACGCAAATGGTTCGTTATAAGAAATTTAATAAGGGCTAATAGGGTCCCTTAGGTCCATAGCACCATCCCTGTCTCAAATTTAAAAATTCTTTGGATCACAGTTCTTGAAAAGATTAAGCAAAATAATACTATCATGGTTTGGCCGACCGCATTAACTtaggaattatcataaataaattATCTCATTATTGTGACAGTCTTTGAAGCTACCTTCCATAAAATATTTCAATAATAATCAAATCATTGGCAGCCACCAGGAATTAAATTAATGAGGTTAATCTTAAGTTAGGACCCGCTCAAAATAGCTACACCTGTTACTAAACTTTTAATTtccttaataattttttttattttttatattgtttTATATTCTTATGTTTTTCCCTTATAATTATTTGTATCAACCAACACCCAAGGGTGTGGCCAAAATAAAGTGAAGTGAAAACCAAGGAAGACAAGAATTTAAAGTAATCTTACTTGAGGCAAAATATGTTAGATAATTTTGTTTATATGCTTAAATCTTGGAGAACAACGTTACTTAATATGATTGAAATATAGATAAATTGACTCGGATGCATGGAAAATAAGAGACACTTTGAGCCAGTTTGGATGCACCTTATATAAAATAATTCCTTCCTCTAGACAATTTTTTTGTTGAAGCCTATAAGcaacatttttcttcaaaataagTTCTTTAATTTGTTCTATTGCGACTAATGCTGAATCAACCAAAAAAAAGTTGCTCAAATTTTAAAAGCCCCAATTTAGCTCGTCAAAGCAGTTGTGTTAGGTATTTTTAAAGGCCTAATTCATAAAATACTGTCTAAGCAATATCTTCAAAACCGGTTAATAGAAGATTTTACTAATAATATTTCGCCATCCTGTTCTCAGAAAATTCACCGTCCAGCTGGTATGAATTTTTTTCTGAGGACAAAAGGTTTTCCACCCTGtttccaaaaaaaattattaaaaatagcaAATACTCAGTTTTAGTTGCATTgtctttttcccttctcttttttAAATTTCCTaaccctttttttccttttcaaatctCTAATATTCTAGGTCATGAATAATATGGATTGATTAAATTAAACACTTACTAAAAGTGATGTGCACGTCAAATAGTCCGACATAGATACAGCATACCTGGTTCTTAATTAGTACTACTTGATTTGATTTATTATTAGAAGGCATCGTAATGTTTATTTGGTTAGTATTTTTTATGTTGTTGGTCAAAGAATCTAAAATTTTACAGAATCTAAACTGTAAGAGCTGCCTGCCTATTGCCTAATGCTACAGTTGGAAACTCTGGTGTTCTATGTACCAAATGAGTTGATTCCTGTGGGAATATTTGGTAATTGActtgcattttttttttatttggtcaacccaaatttcaaattaaacgttaAAAGTTTTGCATATTTTTAGTCGTCCTGCAAAAATTGGTAGTTTTGATAATATAATCACTAGAACTCATGCCATTACCATGTTATCGTTGGATCATGGTGTATGGCACAATTTCTTAAGGATTTTGCTAAATCAGATAAAATGCATATTCAGAAAGAAgtagaattttcaggtaaaatcTTGTtacttttaagttaattttctcTCTCCGTCCCCCTCCCCGCCACCCCCGccgaaaaaaaaattgaagacgAACACACTTATGGGTATGCTAGTAATTAGAGAATTATTATATACCCTTTTATTTAATTACATTTCGGGTTGTTTATTTCACTAATTATGCCAATTGTTACTCGAAGATCATATTAATTATATTCTTTAATTTCAATTTTCGTTTTTTGAGTACATTGGCAAAGAAGCAAGATGACAGTTGGCAATTTGTTAAAACAAATTGATTTAAAATGTTGAAGCAAGCAACATCACAATTTGATTTGTTATCCGCGCATTGCGTGGTTATACTATTTAGTAATCCTTATTAAGAATCAAGGAATAAGATTGCGGACGTTAATTACGGGTAAATCATTTTCATTTGTCATTTGTGGCACGGGATAACCCCTACAACAAATTAAGCTTTTCTACATGCGTCACAAATCAAATCtcatactactactactactagccTA
It encodes the following:
- the LOC107812043 gene encoding beta-D-glucosyl crocetin beta-1,6-glucosyltransferase-like; this encodes MLRAILLTSQTAIANLFLSSFSIFMDTEQSILRVLMFPWLAYGHISPYLTVAKKLACRGFYVYLCSTPVNLNFIKKKIPQKYSFSIQLVEFHLPDLPELPPSYHTTNGIPPHLNYTLKKALKMSKPNFYKIIENLKPNMLIYDILQPWAKEVANSYNIPAVMLLTFSAAMLSYIFHPVKKPGTEFPFPALYLREIERQRREEMMEKAAKEKDPDDKDPFAEEEEPMNKIILMSTSRATEAKYIDYFTELIQWKIAPVGPPVQETTNEYDGDLDDDLIDWLGKKYENSTVFVSFGSQYFLSKEDLEEIALGLELSNVNFIWVVRFPKGEEVRVEEALPEGFLERIGDRGRVVNGWAPQLRILSHPSTGGFVSHCGWNSVMESIDFGVPIIALPMHLDQPINARLIVELGVAMEIVRDDEGKVHRGEVAQVVKSVIYEKTGENLRNKVREISENLNQEREEEMDAAVGELVQLCKTSKSNNMML
- the LOC107812047 gene encoding putative receptor-like protein kinase At5g18500, with protein sequence MASNLKEDLSQKTAVFGLKVWQLIGILVGIFIVVILLLLTLYLTFRRKSKRATDNLPISQIPTVSKEIKEVRVEQVSTNEFAPRDGILLTIHDKTSDKESDKVLVHLGMRKKNCDNSSQSDSFHHIDKDCCGSQSGEEGSSCKTAYKAYNSHPIAAPSPLTGLPEFSHLGWGHWFTLRDLEVATSRFSKENILGEGGYGVVYRGSLINGTPVAIKKLLNNLGQAEKEFQVEVEAIGHVRHKNLVRLLGYCIEGTHRMLVYEYVSNGNLEQWLHGAMRHHGYLTWEARVKVLLGTAKALAYLHENIEPKVVHRDIKSSNILIDDDFNAKVSDFGLAKLLGAGKSHITTRVMGTFGYVAPEYANTGLLNEKSDVYSFGVVLLEAITGRDPVDYGRPAQEVNLVDWLKMMVGSRRSEEVVDPNIESRPPTRALKRALLTALRCVDPDSDKRPKMSQVVRMLESEEYPIPREDRRQRRAQAGNAESESQNYDTDKSDNPDSRSESRRNHKV